The following DNA comes from Enterocloster bolteae.
GTTACGGGTGGCAAAATGACTGCTCACTTCATGGTCGATGATATTACCGTAACGTGTGTTATCGCCAATGGGTGGGTTTTCGATTTTAATCACTTCCGCGCCAAAATCTGATAATAACAGGGTGCACATGGGGCCGGACATAAACTGGCTGAAATCCAAAATCCGAAAACCTTCTAACGGTTTACTCATATTTTCGTCTCCTTTTATTGTTTATTTACGTTCAAGTATCAGTGGAACCTACGCTTATATATAATGCAAGTTTCATGCCAAAAATTTAAGTCCGTTTAAAACGTTTTTGCTGTGCTTTTTATTGGTTCCTATCTTTCGGCACACTATTTTGTGTCAAAAGCAGTTAATCTACGGCACAATCGTGACACATCATTGTGTCATTCACCACTGTGCCAGCGTTCTTCTCACCATCCATAACAAGCGGATTGGACGGCACTGTCATTTTCGTCCCATCCGGGGCCGTTATTTCGATAAACATGTGCCTGGCCTGAACCTGTTCATGCCTTGCTACCTCTTTAAAATCATTTATCCGGCCATATATACATTTTTGGGTCTGCAGCCGCTTCATCCATTCCCCGCTGGTATATTCTGCAAACGCAGTCGATACCTCTTTTTCAAGCATATGGTGATTTTTCAGGCGTGCTCCCACATTCCGATAATCCGGATTTTCCAGCCATTCCGGATGTCCCATAACATCTGCGAAATTTTCCCACTGTGCCCCTGTAGCAACCGATATCATGATTTTTTTTCCATCCCTGCACGTAAAATCCCCAACAGGGGCGGAAAGCGCGTAATGATTCCCAAGCCGCTCCGGAATATGCTCCGATTTCAGATATACACTGAACTGGTTTTCCAGGCCGTATAGAACCGAATCCATCATTGATACGTCAACCCGCCTTCCCCTGCCGGTGCGCTGTGCGTCGATGAGCGCCATAAGCGTCCCGATGCAGGCATTAGCCCCTGCGGCAAATGTGGCAAAATCACTCCCGCTGCGCACAGGGTCTCCATGTTCCGGGCCCGTGATTGACATGAAGCCTGATTCCGCCTGGATTGTGGCCTCATCATACAAACGTCCATTCCCATAAGGACCTGTCTGTCCATAACCGGTTACAGATGTATATACCATTCCTGGATTTCTGCTGCACAATGTGTCAACATCCAGATTCCACTGTGACATCCGGATATCTGGCACAGATGTCACAACCGCATCAACCCGGGTAAGCAGTTTCTCCAGCCATTTTCTGTCGTCCGGCTCATCCGGTCGGAAACGGACTCTCATTTTTCCTCTGTCACAGACACGATAGTCCTGACTGTTTTCTTCCTTCTCTTCCTTCGGGAACTCCAGGCGGATTACCTCCGCTCCATAATCAGAAAGCAGAAGAGCGGCTATCCCTTCTGCTTCTGTGGTTCCCATCTCCACGATTCTTATTCCATCCAATGGTTTCAGGGCCATAATCTGTCCTCTTTATTTTTCATTATCAATACCGCAAAGTTCTACCTTCGCCCACCGCTCATACAGTTTCTGCACCTGAATACAATCCGCGTCATCCCCTTCTTCCGCTTTGGGGATTGCCAGTATCTGCGCCGTAAGATTGCCGAACAGGGAGGGGATTCCCATATCCTTGCTTGCGGAATTAAACAAACCCACATCCTTGCTCATCAACCCTAAGGAAAAATTCCAGTTTTTTCCCGGAAACACAATATTGGGGAATTTCATGGTTGCCGCATGGTTGGTTCCTCCACTGGTGCCAATTACCTGTACCGCCAAATGCGGATCGATACCGGCTTTGGCGCATACCGCGACCGCCTCCGTTGTCGCGGCCGCGCAACAGGCCGAAAGAAAATTATTTGCACATTTAATCATATCGCCGGAACCGTTGGGCCCCATGTAGGTCACCTTATCCGGAGCCCCCATCACATCCAGCACCGGCTTTACCGCAAGGAATGTGTCCTCTTTGCCGCCGCACATGATTGTCAATGTCTGTGCCGCCGCGCCGGAGGTTCCTCCGCTCACCGGGGCATCTAACAGCTCTATCCCCTTTTTTTCAAGGAGCGCGGCAAGCTTTTTCGTGCTGACCGCATCTGCCGAGGTCATATCAATGATTATGGTTCCCGGCTTACACACCTCCATAACACCATCCTTACCCAGCACCACCTCTTCCACCTGCTGGGATTTTGGCAGTGAAAACACTAAAATGTCACTGTTTTCCAGAAGCTCTCTCTGGGAAGCAGCGGCAATACCTCCATTTCCCAGCATCCAGTCGATTGCCTCTGTCTTTGATTTTTCGTCCGGAACCAACCCTGAAAATCCGTGCCTCTGCGCACTCTTCCTTCTATATACTGGCAGATATACCGTATATCCACTTTTTACCAGTCCATGGCAGATTGGAAATCCAATAGCTCCCCAGCCCAAAAATCCAAACTTTTTATCTTTTAAATCACTCATCACTGTTCCTCCTGTCCTTCCTCCATCCCCAGCAATTTCGCCGGGTTCTTTTTACTCATTGCTTCCACCTCTGCCGGTGTGCACCCAAACTGAATCATCATTGCTATAAAGTGGCGCATGCCATCGGCGGGCGTCATGTCCCATACCTGTGCCAGATCTGTTCCCATGATACACCTGTCAGCGCCAACCAGTTTCACGCAATCAACATAATCGCTAGGATCCATGCTCCCCAGACGAGGCATCAAGGTTCCGTATACATGTTCAATATACACGCCCTTAGCCGCCAGTTCCTGAATCTGATCCAGGGTAAAGCGGCTCAGCTCTGCCAGCGGATGGGTGGCAACCATCTTCGTGATCCCCTTCTGTATTGCCGCGTCAAACATCTTTGTACTTTCTTCATAGGACATATGGCCGGAGCATACAACCATGTCATACTGCTTCACCAGCTCCAATATATCAAGTACCTCGTCCTTTAATATCCCATCCTTCTTAAGGATGCTGATACCTCCCTCTTTCCCCAGATAGGACCGGCACCATTTTGAATCCATAGCCGGAAACCACACAACCTTACATCCGATTTTGGCCATGGCTTCAATCGTCTCTGACGCGTGGGACAGGCCGCCGGTTGTGGTGTAGCCAATCACAACACTGCCGAATACGCGAAGGCCGGATGTCAGGTTCTTTTCGATTAAATATGCATCGGACACTGTATTATAGGAAAAACTTTTTAGTACAATTCCTCCCATTTTGGAGCGCTCCGCCATTTGCGCCGCCTGTATGCTGTCGACCGGCCTTTCTGCAAGCGGATCCGGTCCCGGATGTATATGCATATCAATACTGCCTTTCCAGATATCATCAATTACATTTACATCAATCCTTCCAAGTGGTTTATTGCGCACTGCCATTATCTCTTCCTCCTTTTAAACTCCGGCTTCCCTCTTACAAAGCCTATACTTTTATAACATGCAACTTTCATGCCAACTTTTTTGTGCCATTTTCCCCCATTTTCCTTAAAACCCAAAGTCAACGTGTCATTTTTCTTTTAAATGGCACACATGTGTGTTATACTTAATGATATTATAACGTAAATGACACATTTTTGTACAGGAGTGACCCCTATGCCAAACGAAAATTTCGACTATGTTCCTTATGAGACACTTAGTATTGAGCGGAAGAAGCTCTCCCGCCTGTATACCTTTATCTGGCGTTACATCGGCAAGACCATATCCATAAGCCACGGAAGCCGTTACGCCATGGGATTATTCTCCCGCGACGGACTTCTCCTGGACCTCTTTGCACATGAGAATTATACCCTGGAACGCTTCATGAATGATGGGATCCGGGCAGGAAGCAACTGGGTGAACATCGGTTATAATGCTGTCCGGCAGGGAATCATTGGACGTGAAAGCCTGTGTACCATCGGTGAGGAAAATGAATTTCCCCTATTAAAAAAGTATGCCGTTTACTATGCCCCTATCAGCATCCTAAGTCCTTATGAACCTTATGACCAGATGGAGGAATGCGGTCTTGGGATTATTGCTTCTCTGGACAATGCATGGGACGATTATCTGACCATGATCCGAGGAACAGCCCATGATATGATGATAACACTGCAGTTTAACAACATTGCAACCATGTATTACGAGCGCAGCGGCAAGGGCATTCTTTCCATTGATAACATGATGAGCACCTCCGGGCGCAATCTTGCCACCTACTATAATGATGAACTTTTTAAAGTCCTTGAGACTCCGCCCATCAATATATACTATGAACCGGCGGAAAATCTCATCGATCCCCTGCCGGCCAACAAAGAACTCTGGGACATCGTACAGAACCACCGCACCATTGCAAACCAGCCTTTGGAGGTGACCTGCAATGGAAAGACCGTGGAAGTCATCGCTTCGACTGATGCCTTCAACCAGCCTATGATTAATGCCCATGGCGTTGTCTTTTACTTTACAACTCCCCAGAAGATGACCGCTGAGCTTTCCAGACAGGTGGCAAATGGTGCAATCAAGACCTTCCATGATATCATTGGAGAAAATGCCGATTTGAAAAAACTGATTCAGAAAGCTCAGCGCATGGCGCAAACCAACAGTAATATCATGATTCTCGGAGAAAGCGGAACCGGCAAAGATGTATTTGCCCAGGCTATTCATAACGCAAGCGCACGGCGCGAGAAACCGTTCATTGCCCTAAACTGCGGCGCTCTTCCCCGTGACCTGGTAGAAAGTGAACTGTTTGGCTATGAGACCGGAGCGTTTACCGGCGCCCGCAAGAACGGCAATATCGGAAAATTTGAGCTTGCCAACGGAGGCACCATTTTTCTGGATGAAATCGGGGAAATGCCATTGGAACTGCAGGCAAAACTGCTTCGGGTAACCGAAACCAAGCAGCTGATGCGCCTGGGCAGCTCTAAGAATATACGTGTGGACGTCCGTATCATTGCCGCAACAAATGCCAATATTGACGACATGATTGCACAAAAGCTTTTCCGTGCAGACTTATATTACCGTCTCAGTACCATGAAGCTGTATCTCATGCCGCTGCGGGAACGGCGCGATGACATAGTTCCTCTTGCCGAACATTTTATCCGGAGCATCTCCAGACGGATTGATAAACCAAACATCATGCGTTTTTCAGAAAACGCAAAGGAACTTCTTCAGCAAATGGACTGGTTTGGCAACGTCCGCGAGCTGCAGAACCTGATAGAGTGCATTGTGCAGTTATATCCCGGAGACATCATTCTCCCGGAATATATCCTGGACAATGTATCAGAGCGGTACTATCCCAAGAACGCGTTAAAGAATATCAGCTCCGTCTCCGCGCTCCGGGAAGCATTTCCGAAGGAGGATACCGCTGCTGCCGTCCCTTGGAGTACCGGCGCACCCTCTGTCCCGTTGCCTGAGGCGGCTTTCAATATTCCTTCGGGTACCGAAGCGCCGCTGGATCCGTCCAATCCGCGGCATCCCAAAAGCGGGAAACGCAAAGTAATTACAAAAGAGGACATATATGAGGCGCTGGCTGCCTGCAGCAACAACCGTACCGCAGCCAGCCAGTACCTGGAAATATCCCGGCGGACCTTCTACCGAAAATTGGAAGAATTCGGAATTGAAACTGATTAACCACGTTTATTTACTTCCTGTATGGCGGCCAGCATTTTCATTATCTTTGAATCCCGGTCCCTTCTGGCCGCCTTTTCATCATCGTAACGGTAAAATCCCTCGCCGGATTTTACGCCCAGCTTTCCTTCCTGTACCATTTTGTGCAGCAATTTTGGACACTCGGTGTCGGAACAGAGAACCGGAGGCAAAAGCGTGGCTAAACGTTCATAAATGTCAATACCTGCAAAATCACTCAGCCCAAACGGTCCCTCAAACGTATAACGCGGGCCGAAGGTAGATGTGACAGCTTTATCAATGTCTTCCGGTGTCGCCACCCCTGACTCCACAAGGTGGGCCGCCTCGCGGAACACGGACAGCGTGATTCTGTTCAGAATAAATCCGGGAATACATTTATTCAGCACAGCAACCTGTTTGCCCGTATCCTCCAAAAAGTGTTTTGTTGCCCCCGCCACCTCATCTGAAGTCTCAGGTCCCCGTACAAGTTCTACCAGCGGCATCACATGGGCAGGATTAAAAAAATGGGTGATGACCAGGCGTTCCGGATGGGATACCTCCAAAAAGCTAAAAATATCCATGGTTGATGTATCACTGGACAGAATTACATCCTTGTCACAGTATTCATCTAATTGGGTAAAAATGTTTTTTTTGACCTCCTCTGACTCAGCCAGGTTTTCAATTACAATATCAGCCTGTTCCACAGAACCCTTCAGGTCACTGCTTCCCGCAATCCGGTTCATGATGTCCGGAATATCCCCTGCTTTCATCTGCCCCAGCGATACCAGCGTCTGAAGGTTATTTTCCATCTGAACCAACGCATTCGCTAAATTTGACGGGGTCCGGTTATACAGGAATACCTGATGGCTGTTCATAGCCATAAACTGTGCTATGCACTGTCCCATGCTTCCCGCTCCAAGTACTGCTACCTTCCACTGCGATACATCCTGATTTCTCATAAAAAATTCCTCTCCTTTTTATTTTTCCTTGAGAGAAACTGCCCTCCCAAGTCATAAACCATGTCACAATACAGAACGCAAGTTTCATGCCAAAACAATTTGGCACAATATTTCTGACACATATTCTGGCACATTATATAAACCTATATTACCTTTACGCATCTCCATTTCCCGCTCTTATACCGTATGGAAAACGCTATGGTTCTGGCAAACCAGTCCATTCCCATTGCGGCCCATACTCCTGCTACTCCCATCCTAAATATGATTCCAAACAATACTGCCGTCCCAAGCCGGAAGACCACCATAGAGCCGATTCCTATGTACATAGTAATTTTCACATCACCCGCAGCCCTTAGGCTGTTGGCAAGTACAAATGATGTCGGATGAAGCAGGAATGCCAGCACGTTATGAAGAGTAATCAGCAAAACACTGATTCTGCAGGTTTCTTCCGACAACTCATAAAAGCCAAGAATAAATGGAAGAATGACTATTACAATGCCGCCCATACCACCAATTAACACATAGGTGATTTTCATAAACTTTTTTGTATAATAAGTAGCCTGGTCATATTCTCCTGCTCCAATACACTGTCCCACCACCGGTATAATTGCCAGATTCATGGCATTTGTTGCGATTGAGGCAATCTGATCTATACTTCCGGCCACTCCATTGGCCGCAATCTGGGTGGTTCCAAACAGTGCAACGATACTGGTCACAAGTACTCTTCCCAATGCGAACAGACCGTTTTCCACCCCATTGGGAACCGCTATTTTCAGAACCCGCACCGCTATTCCCTGATTCCAGGAAACCAGATTCTTCCAGGTGATGCAAATTTCATACTTTGATTGCATAGACAAAATCAGCATAATAATTGCCGCCACCACCCTTGACAGAAGCGTTGGGACAGCCACACCTGCTACTCCTGCATGAAAAATAAATATCCCAACTGCATTTCCAGCCACATTTATAACATTCATCAAAAATGATACATACATGATTATTTTTGTTCTGTTCATAGAACGGAACAATGCTGATGATGAATTATAGATTCCTAAAAAGGGAAAGGAACATGATGTAATGAGCAGATAATCCTGCGCCGCCCTCATAACCTCTGCTTCTACGCCTCCAAACAGTGCGCCTAATATCTCCCTACAAAATAAAAGACACAATGCCGTAATTCCCACAGATATTAAAAATGCGATTGAAAAAAGCTGGGAGGCCGTCCGGTTGGCATTCTCTCGCTCTTCGCTTCCAAGATATTGGGATACTACCACGGCACCACCCGTGGCCACCGCTGACAGTACTGTGATAATCAGGTAATTCACCATATCCACAAGGGCCACTCCGGATATACCTGCTTCTCCTGCATAGGAAATCATGACTGTGTCAGCAATTCCCACCAGCATAAGTAAAATCTGCTCCACAATTAGAGGCGCAATCAGTTTTTGTAAATCTTTATTTGAAAACATAGTCTCCCCTTGTCCGTTTCATCTAAAACAAATGCTTCCTGCTCAATAATCAAGCAAGAATGATGCCACTTTTGGCAAAAAAAGACCGCTGTCCCAAGCTCCCTCTCTTGACACAACAGTCTTCCTTCTGATTCCTGTTAATCCAAAATCGCTCCATTTGTGATAATCACCTGGTGATACCAGTAAAAACTGTCCTTTTTGATTCTTCCCATATCTTTTAAGTCCGCCTCATCCCGGTTGACATAGACAAACCCATACCTCTTTCCGTATCCCTGATGTGTGCTGACTAAATCCATGAAGGACCACGGACAGTATCCGATTAAATCCACTCCGTCTGTAATGGCAAGCTGCGCCTGTTTAAAATGGCGTTCCAGATACACAATCCTGTATGGATCATGTACTGTTCCATCTTCATTTAATACGTCCGACGCGCCAAGTCCGTTCTCCGTAATAAGAAGTGGAAGCTGGTACCGGTCATAGATACGCCTGAGTGTGACACGCAGCCCGACAGAATCCACCATCCAGCCGTATTCGGTCTTTTCTAAGTAAGGGTTATCTCCGGCGCGGTAAACCCCCTCTTCCCCAATCATGACCTGCTGGTCCCCATTTCTGGGCTGGCAGTCCATTCCATCGTTTTTGCTGGCGCTGACAGTAGCGGTAGCATAATAGTTGACGCCAAGAAAATCCGGTTTTGCTTTTTTGAGGATTTCCATATCCCCATCCTCCATCACAGGAGTGAATCCCTTTTCTGCCAGGTAAGACCATGCCAGTGAATTATATCTCCCATATACAGCCATATCCAGATACATCCAGCAGCGGATGCTCTCCCAGTTATCTGCCGCAATCACATCCGCAGGATTGCATTTTTCCGGATAGACTGCGGTAATGTTCGGAGCCGGACCGATTTTACCGCCTTCACACATCTTATGGCACAGCAGGGTTGCCTTCGCCCCCGCCAGGAACATATGGTGGCACTGCTGATACAGTTCTTTTTTGGAAGGAATTCTTCCGGGATTCATGGCATTGGGATGGTTAATCATCACATTCTGCTCATTAATGGTCAGCCAATATTTTACCCGGTCTCCAAAGTTCTCAAATAAAATCTTTGCGTACCGCTCAAACGCATCAATTGTTTTTCGATTTCCCCATCCGCCCTTTTTATGCAGTTTTAGCGGCAGATCAAAATGATACATGGTTACGACCGGAACAATATCATATGAAACCAGCTCGTTAATCAGGTCATTGTAGAACTTAATTCCTTCCGCATTCACGTCACCATCCCCGTCCGGAATAACCCTGGTCCATGCAATGGAAAAGCGGTATGCCTTCATTCCCAGATCAGCCATCAGCTTCACATCTTCCCTCATGTGATGGTAATGGTCGCTTGCAGCCTTAAAATCCGTAATTCCCTCCGGTGTTTCATAGATATCCTGGACGGACATGCCCTTTCCGTCCTCATTATATGCGCCTTCTATCTGGTATGCCGAGGTGGAAGCCCCCCAGAGGAAATGCTCAGGAAACCCTTTAAGTGTTTTATAATACATAATCCTCCTTCACAGACCACACATGTTCTTTGCCGCTTGCCTCCCGGGTATTCTGCGCCATGACCCCCACCAGTCTGTGAGGAACATAGGCCTCCTCCAAATATTCTGTCTCCCCGGATGTAAGATTGAAATCCACTGCCTTCACCGCGTTTTCCATGTGATGGATTTTCGTCATTCCGACCACAGGTGCTGTCACCTTTTCCAAAAGCCAGGCCAGGGCAACCTCTGTCATGGAAACACCGTATTTATCAGCCAATTCCACAACACGCCCTATGACAACCTGATCCTGCCGAGCGGTACCATCGTACTTAAGCCTTGCATAGCTGTCTTCTTCCAGACGCTTTGAAATCTCGCCCGGCCTCTTTGACAGCCGGCCTCCCGCCAGCGCACTGTACGGTGTAAGCGCTATGTTCTCCTCACGGCAGTAAGGTATCATTTCCCGCTCCTCCTCACGGAACATGAGGTTATAATGCCCCTGGACGGATATAAATTTTGCAAATCCTTCCTTTTCCGCCAATGCGTTGGCTTTGGCAAGCTGCCATGCGTAGCAGTTGGAGATTCCGATATACCGCGCCTTACCGGCTTTCACCATGCGGTCTAATCCGTCCATAATTTCATAGAGCGGGGTCTGGTAATCCCACATATGGTATATATACAAATCCACATAGTCCATACCGAGATTTTTAAGGCTGCGGTTCAACATCCGCTCAATATGCTCCTGCCCGCTGATTCCCTTCTCCGCCTCCTCTTTTGTCCGGGGTGTGAATTTGGTGGCCACCACCACCTCTTCACGCCCCGCAAAATCCCTGAGCGCACGCCCTACATACTGTTCGCTGGTCCCCCCCTGGTATCCGACTGCCGTGTCGTAGAAATTCACCCCCTGCTCCAGGCCGTGCTTTATGATTTCACGGGAACGTCCCTCATCCAGGGTCCAGCTGTGCTGCCCTTTCCCCGGATCTCCGAATCCCATACATCCCATGCAGATGCGTGAAACCGTCAAATCAGAGCATCCAAGTTTTGTGTATTTCATATACGTCTCCTCTCCTGCAGGCATCCCAGCTTTTTTCTTCCAAATCACAACATCAGAAACTTTGGACTATATTCCGCCTGATTGGACTTGGCTGTGAAGATTACTTTCCCAATTTTCCAACCGTCCTTATCCCTGTGGAACTCCACATCAATTATTTCATCATAAAACTGCATATAAATAGTATTGGCTCCATAATGCTTTGTTCCCGGACGTCCCGGGCTTAAATGCCAGCATGTGATTTTCTTATGGAACGGGTCAATATCTGACTCATCCACAATATGTATGCTGTACAGATTCTGTTCATAAAAATCCTTTTCAAATCGCAGATATCGGTCAACATCGAAAACACCATCTTTTTTATATATACTGCTGTCAATTCCGGATTTGATGATTTCAACATCTCTACTGCAAAGCTTCTGAAACAACGCCCTATCCATATGATCAACGGACCAAAAAAACCGATTTACCAAATCCCTTAAACCGCGTGTCTCTCCACCCAGCCTTAAAGCATCCGCAGAAATCAAATGCGTATTCTTTGTCTCTTCATAGAATTTCCAAATCCCGTTCATTGCCCAGGTATTCCCATATTCATAGCCCAGTTCAAATTTAATATTCGTAATCCTGTTATTACAAATATCAAAATACAATTTTCCTCCATAAATAAGCGGAAACAACTGTCTGCCCTGATAAACCCCGGTCATATGGTGCATATAACACCACACTATGTCATGTCCGTCCGCTTCCCTATGTATCAAATTGGTAATGACCATATTGCTGATATTATGTTCCTTTGGCAGTTGCAGGGCTGATTTAATTTCTTCTATTCCCCTATGGGTTCCAGCCAATGTAGATTCCAGTACAATATCGTCATTGACCAGCTCCTTGCAATTATCCCAATTTCCCAATTCGTAACAGATTAAAAAATCCGACATTACGTTCCTGTAGTTCTTCACAAGCATCCTCCAAAGTATTCATGAAATTCCAGACAATCATCCTCGGCTTGGGTAAATATAGTGGGGATTGGGTTCACATTATATTTAAACATGTTCCACTGGTTTGTATATCTATCAAATTTAGCATATACTGTATGAATTGCCGTTGTGCAGATACAATGCACGTTATCCCGATTCATAACACGGTTTTTCAGCCGGTGGTCCTCTCCTCTTGGCATATAAGCAACCGCCATATCCTCTTTGAACAGGATTCTGCCCATGCGGCAGGAATGCATCATTTTGGCCTCCTTGTGAAATTTTGACCTTAGGAAATCACTTACCTGGCGGTAACCAACGAGATCAGCCGTATCCGGCTTATCTGACCAGAGTACCCCTTCCTCAAATCTGGCGGCAATATAAAAGTTATCCGTTGTAAACTCAGTCATGAACTTATAGTCATTATGGTCAAACGCATAAGCGTATTTATACAATAATTCAAATATCTTTTCTTCATTGCCCTGTGGTTCATCGTCAACAGGAATCACCTTCCACGGATTATCAATGTCCGGATTAATCATTGGTTCATGTCCGCAGTAGGCACTCTCATCCATTAATGTCCATCTGTCTTTCACAAATATAGTATTGCCCTTTGCGTAACACAGATCAAATCGGATTTCCGAAAATTTCCATACCCCATCCTCTTTCACCAAACGGTTCGCATATTCTCCCCCAAACAGAAAGGGGAACACATTCACGCCATCATCCTTTGCCTCTATGCATTGGATATATGCTGTCTGAACAGCATTTTCCCCTCTGCTTCTGGCCACAAAGTTCAGTATCTGCGCTTTCCTGATATCCATTGGGATTCCAGGCCACATAAGCGCCCTGCAGATATTCTCAATTCCTTTGTGGTATCCTGCCGTACTAAAGTGGATTTCACAGCCCTCTGTAAGTACCTGGCGCACATTCGTAAAATCCCTGTCCCGGATCATTTGGATAAGCAATACAAACTGCTGGTGTATCTGTCTTCTGTTTTCTCCCGTATAAAATCCTTCCATAAGCCGCGGCTATTCCTCATCTTTCGCTGATTCTTTTTAATTTGACCGGCTCCCCCGGAGCAACAATCCGAACTCTGCCGGGATTAATGACATTCTCTAATAAATCCATGGGATTTGCATTACATGCTGTAATATCAGGCCGGTTCACCGATCCCCAATGAATCAGCACCAGTTCCGAATTCGGGTACGCCGCTGCCAGTTTGTACGCGCCGTCCAATGTGATATGCCATTCGTTATCTGAAAAGTCAAACAATATCATGTCAGGCTCAGGCAGGCGAAGCTGTTCATCCATCAACTTTGAGTCACCGACATCCCAGAAGGTGCCGTCGGGCGTGTCTATGTAAAAACCACAGTAATCCTCCGGCACATAAAGCCGTTTATTCTTATATCTCTTATCCTGATTTTGCCAGCAATGATCCGCCGGAGTCACCAAAATATGCATTGGACCAATTGTAAACCGTCCGCCGATGTCATGCCCAATTCCGTTTATCCCGTCACCCTGCATCTCAGACGCGACATACTGAGTCGTATGGAATTCCTTACATCTATCATGTACTGCCAGACAAGTTGGTAGACTATAGTGATCCCGGTCTATATGCGTGACCAATATACCATCTAAATATGGGATTTGTTCAACCGTTATTGGAAAATCAATCAACATCGGCATTTTTGCATCTTTTAACATAGGGTCAATCATTATACATGTGCCATGACAGTTCACCATGGCCGCCCCAACCCCCATCCACCGGATAACAGTATCATTACTTGCAGAAAATGCT
Coding sequences within:
- a CDS encoding DUF6282 family protein yields the protein MAVRNKPLGRIDVNVIDDIWKGSIDMHIHPGPDPLAERPVDSIQAAQMAERSKMGGIVLKSFSYNTVSDAYLIEKNLTSGLRVFGSVVIGYTTTGGLSHASETIEAMAKIGCKVVWFPAMDSKWCRSYLGKEGGISILKKDGILKDEVLDILELVKQYDMVVCSGHMSYEESTKMFDAAIQKGITKMVATHPLAELSRFTLDQIQELAAKGVYIEHVYGTLMPRLGSMDPSDYVDCVKLVGADRCIMGTDLAQVWDMTPADGMRHFIAMMIQFGCTPAEVEAMSKKNPAKLLGMEEGQEEQ
- a CDS encoding sigma-54 interaction domain-containing protein, giving the protein MPNENFDYVPYETLSIERKKLSRLYTFIWRYIGKTISISHGSRYAMGLFSRDGLLLDLFAHENYTLERFMNDGIRAGSNWVNIGYNAVRQGIIGRESLCTIGEENEFPLLKKYAVYYAPISILSPYEPYDQMEECGLGIIASLDNAWDDYLTMIRGTAHDMMITLQFNNIATMYYERSGKGILSIDNMMSTSGRNLATYYNDELFKVLETPPINIYYEPAENLIDPLPANKELWDIVQNHRTIANQPLEVTCNGKTVEVIASTDAFNQPMINAHGVVFYFTTPQKMTAELSRQVANGAIKTFHDIIGENADLKKLIQKAQRMAQTNSNIMILGESGTGKDVFAQAIHNASARREKPFIALNCGALPRDLVESELFGYETGAFTGARKNGNIGKFELANGGTIFLDEIGEMPLELQAKLLRVTETKQLMRLGSSKNIRVDVRIIAATNANIDDMIAQKLFRADLYYRLSTMKLYLMPLRERRDDIVPLAEHFIRSISRRIDKPNIMRFSENAKELLQQMDWFGNVRELQNLIECIVQLYPGDIILPEYILDNVSERYYPKNALKNISSVSALREAFPKEDTAAAVPWSTGAPSVPLPEAAFNIPSGTEAPLDPSNPRHPKSGKRKVITKEDIYEALAACSNNRTAASQYLEISRRTFYRKLEEFGIETD
- a CDS encoding 3-hydroxyacyl-CoA dehydrogenase family protein, yielding MRNQDVSQWKVAVLGAGSMGQCIAQFMAMNSHQVFLYNRTPSNLANALVQMENNLQTLVSLGQMKAGDIPDIMNRIAGSSDLKGSVEQADIVIENLAESEEVKKNIFTQLDEYCDKDVILSSDTSTMDIFSFLEVSHPERLVITHFFNPAHVMPLVELVRGPETSDEVAGATKHFLEDTGKQVAVLNKCIPGFILNRITLSVFREAAHLVESGVATPEDIDKAVTSTFGPRYTFEGPFGLSDFAGIDIYERLATLLPPVLCSDTECPKLLHKMVQEGKLGVKSGEGFYRYDDEKAARRDRDSKIMKMLAAIQEVNKRG
- a CDS encoding MATE family efflux transporter, with product MFSNKDLQKLIAPLIVEQILLMLVGIADTVMISYAGEAGISGVALVDMVNYLIITVLSAVATGGAVVVSQYLGSEERENANRTASQLFSIAFLISVGITALCLLFCREILGALFGGVEAEVMRAAQDYLLITSCSFPFLGIYNSSSALFRSMNRTKIIMYVSFLMNVINVAGNAVGIFIFHAGVAGVAVPTLLSRVVAAIIMLILSMQSKYEICITWKNLVSWNQGIAVRVLKIAVPNGVENGLFALGRVLVTSIVALFGTTQIAANGVAGSIDQIASIATNAMNLAIIPVVGQCIGAGEYDQATYYTKKFMKITYVLIGGMGGIVIVILPFILGFYELSEETCRISVLLITLHNVLAFLLHPTSFVLANSLRAAGDVKITMYIGIGSMVVFRLGTAVLFGIIFRMGVAGVWAAMGMDWFARTIAFSIRYKSGKWRCVKVI
- a CDS encoding NAD(P)-dependent oxidoreductase translates to MSDLKDKKFGFLGWGAIGFPICHGLVKSGYTVYLPVYRRKSAQRHGFSGLVPDEKSKTEAIDWMLGNGGIAAASQRELLENSDILVFSLPKSQQVEEVVLGKDGVMEVCKPGTIIIDMTSADAVSTKKLAALLEKKGIELLDAPVSGGTSGAAAQTLTIMCGGKEDTFLAVKPVLDVMGAPDKVTYMGPNGSGDMIKCANNFLSACCAAATTEAVAVCAKAGIDPHLAVQVIGTSGGTNHAATMKFPNIVFPGKNWNFSLGLMSKDVGLFNSASKDMGIPSLFGNLTAQILAIPKAEEGDDADCIQVQKLYERWAKVELCGIDNEK
- a CDS encoding CaiB/BaiF CoA transferase family protein, whose amino-acid sequence is MALKPLDGIRIVEMGTTEAEGIAALLLSDYGAEVIRLEFPKEEKEENSQDYRVCDRGKMRVRFRPDEPDDRKWLEKLLTRVDAVVTSVPDIRMSQWNLDVDTLCSRNPGMVYTSVTGYGQTGPYGNGRLYDEATIQAESGFMSITGPEHGDPVRSGSDFATFAAGANACIGTLMALIDAQRTGRGRRVDVSMMDSVLYGLENQFSVYLKSEHIPERLGNHYALSAPVGDFTCRDGKKIMISVATGAQWENFADVMGHPEWLENPDYRNVGARLKNHHMLEKEVSTAFAEYTSGEWMKRLQTQKCIYGRINDFKEVARHEQVQARHMFIEITAPDGTKMTVPSNPLVMDGEKNAGTVVNDTMMCHDCAVD